One candidate division KSB1 bacterium genomic window carries:
- a CDS encoding biotin--[acetyl-CoA-carboxylase] ligase, whose protein sequence is MIEPQTVLQKSRLAVLLKTRYMGRQIRFLDSVGSTNDVARDLATQGAEQGLTVVAAQQTRGRGRGRRTWHSLPGAGLYFSVVLRPTLPAQRCGLLSLAASLAVAEALEKATKLKVQLKWPNDVLVDGKKLCGILAESELMGDRVKFAVIGIGLNTNRTRALGLPESVLATATWLSDHTPTLPDEMKLLAALLLALEKRYEELEKSRGNQLVKAWKRRCVHLGREVRIAEGETTLRGVAQDIAPDGSLVLETPWGEVRHILAGDCHLLPG, encoded by the coding sequence ATGATCGAACCTCAGACAGTTCTCCAAAAAAGCAGACTGGCCGTTCTGCTAAAGACGCGCTACATGGGGCGTCAGATTCGTTTCCTGGATTCTGTGGGCTCCACAAACGATGTGGCCCGGGACCTGGCCACCCAAGGTGCCGAACAAGGGTTAACCGTGGTCGCAGCCCAGCAGACACGCGGGCGCGGACGCGGTCGGCGCACCTGGCACTCGCTTCCGGGCGCAGGGCTGTATTTCTCTGTGGTCCTCCGCCCCACCCTCCCTGCACAACGGTGCGGCCTGCTGTCACTTGCCGCTTCCTTAGCGGTTGCCGAGGCTCTGGAGAAGGCCACCAAACTCAAGGTGCAGTTGAAATGGCCGAACGACGTGCTGGTGGACGGCAAGAAACTGTGCGGCATACTGGCCGAAAGCGAACTGATGGGCGACCGGGTAAAGTTCGCGGTGATAGGCATCGGTTTGAACACAAACCGCACCCGCGCCTTGGGCCTCCCGGAGTCAGTGCTGGCTACTGCCACTTGGCTGAGTGACCACACACCCACTTTGCCGGACGAGATGAAGCTGCTGGCCGCCTTGCTACTGGCACTGGAGAAGAGGTACGAAGAGCTGGAAAAGAGTCGTGGCAATCAATTGGTCAAAGCATGGAAAAGGCGCTGCGTCCACCTGGGCCGCGAGGTGCGCATCGCAGAAGGCGAAACAACGCTCAGAGGTGTCGCGCAGGATATTGCGCCCGATGGCTCCCTGGTGCTGGAGACTCCGTGGGGAGAGGTGCGCCACATTCTGGCCGGGGATTGTCACCTTTTGCCCGGGTAG
- a CDS encoding type III pantothenate kinase — MLLTVDIGNTQVVAGLFRGEKFLHSWRFSSIVSRTPDECWALLYPLAAAEGLDLAEVKGSIISSVVPNLTLTLETMIRERLRHEPIVVSARLDLGIRIHYEDPSTVGADRLCNAVGGYARYGGPLIIVDFGTATTFDVVSEEGDYLGGVIAPGIEASLQALHRRAAKLMKVELRFPERLIGRNTESSMQAGLMCGTVEMVQGLVRRIGEEIQAVPQVILTGGLAPVMAPMLPADYRLDPHLTLHGMRLIYERIAGLR; from the coding sequence ATGCTTCTCACGGTGGATATCGGCAATACTCAGGTAGTGGCAGGACTCTTTCGGGGGGAGAAATTCTTGCACAGCTGGCGATTTAGCAGCATCGTAAGTCGAACGCCAGACGAATGCTGGGCCCTCCTATATCCTCTCGCCGCAGCAGAGGGGTTGGATTTGGCCGAAGTGAAAGGGAGCATCATCTCTTCTGTGGTGCCGAATTTGACCCTGACCCTGGAGACCATGATCCGGGAACGCCTCCGGCACGAGCCCATCGTGGTGAGCGCCCGCCTTGACCTGGGTATTCGCATTCACTACGAGGACCCCTCGACCGTGGGTGCTGACCGCCTCTGCAACGCCGTGGGCGGGTATGCGCGTTACGGCGGGCCTTTGATCATCGTGGACTTTGGCACCGCTACCACCTTCGACGTGGTGTCTGAGGAGGGCGACTACTTGGGCGGAGTGATTGCTCCGGGAATTGAGGCCTCCCTGCAGGCGCTCCATCGGCGTGCGGCCAAGCTCATGAAGGTAGAGCTCCGGTTCCCCGAGCGGCTAATCGGACGTAACACCGAGTCCAGCATGCAGGCCGGACTCATGTGTGGCACGGTGGAAATGGTGCAGGGCCTGGTGAGAAGAATCGGCGAAGAGATTCAGGCAGTCCCGCAGGTGATACTCACCGGGGGTTTGGCCCCTGTGATGGCGCCCATGCTGCCTGCCGATTACCGGCTTGACCCCCACCTCACCCTCCATGGCATGCGGTTGATTTACGAAAGAATCGCCGGCCTTCGTTAG
- the xerD gene encoding site-specific tyrosine recombinase XerD codes for MKQLVEEFIDYLVVERGMARNSLLAYRHDLERYVDYLARRGVLRPDDVQPTMVTAFIAWLAELGLCASSVGRNLSAIRMFHRFLVAEELAASDPTETVCLPKKVHHLPTVLDQFEVERLLEQPDVSTPLGLRDRAILEFLYATGVRVSELVAIQLSDIFVEERLIRVFGKGSKERIVPIGEEAIHWVERYLREVRPCYAKAHRSRDVLFIGVRGQPMTRKAVWEVIKKHTLGAGIRKTVSPHCLRHSFATHLIEGGADLRAVQEMLGHADIGTTQIYTHIDRQYLREVHRQFHPLEQRHKQRRERHPGGS; via the coding sequence ATGAAGCAGTTGGTGGAAGAGTTCATCGACTACCTGGTCGTGGAACGAGGGATGGCACGCAACTCTCTGCTCGCCTATCGACATGACCTGGAGCGGTACGTGGACTATCTGGCAAGACGTGGTGTCTTACGGCCCGATGACGTTCAGCCCACTATGGTCACGGCGTTTATCGCTTGGCTGGCAGAGTTGGGGCTGTGCGCCAGCTCGGTGGGCCGCAATCTTTCGGCCATTAGAATGTTTCATCGGTTCTTGGTGGCAGAGGAGCTGGCCGCAAGCGATCCCACAGAAACCGTGTGCCTTCCCAAGAAGGTGCACCATTTGCCAACCGTCCTCGACCAGTTTGAAGTGGAGCGTCTTTTGGAGCAACCGGACGTATCCACGCCGCTTGGCCTGAGGGACCGAGCCATTCTCGAATTCCTCTACGCCACTGGTGTGCGCGTATCGGAACTGGTGGCCATACAGCTCAGCGACATCTTCGTCGAAGAACGCCTGATACGAGTCTTTGGCAAAGGCTCGAAGGAACGAATCGTCCCCATCGGAGAAGAGGCGATACACTGGGTAGAACGCTACCTTCGTGAGGTGCGTCCCTGTTACGCCAAGGCACATCGATCCCGGGACGTTCTGTTCATTGGGGTACGGGGGCAGCCCATGACCCGCAAGGCCGTGTGGGAGGTCATCAAGAAGCACACGCTGGGAGCGGGTATTCGCAAGACGGTCTCGCCGCACTGCCTACGCCACAGCTTCGCGACTCATCTTATCGAAGGAGGTGCAGACCTCCGCGCAGTGCAAGAAATGCTGGGACACGCCGACATCGGTACGACGCAGATCTACACGCACATTGACAGGCAATATCTCCGGGAAGTGCATCGTCAGTTCCACCCTCTGGAGCAACGGCACAAACAGCGGAGGGAGCGGCATCCTGGCGGTAGCTGA
- a CDS encoding NifU family protein: protein MQEKVKEVLDKIRPALQRDGGDVELVEVKDGIVSVRLKGACGGCPMSQMTLKMGIEREIKRLVPEVKQVIAV from the coding sequence ATGCAAGAAAAGGTGAAAGAAGTGCTCGACAAGATCCGGCCAGCACTGCAACGAGATGGAGGTGATGTGGAGCTGGTCGAGGTGAAGGACGGCATTGTTTCGGTGAGGCTCAAAGGAGCTTGCGGCGGATGCCCTATGTCGCAAATGACCCTCAAGATGGGCATTGAACGCGAGATCAAGAGGCTGGTGCCGGAAGTAAAGCAGGTGATCGCCGTCTGA
- a CDS encoding DUF116 domain-containing protein — protein MAVRKTDSLAKFEIRDRNLGDEWLVPDWSMEEASREIHVGRRLFLGFALLALLCLGAATWFTWYLIAPRLSSFHPILPYAVGIVVLVGGAISLAWFGLTVVSIVFEKNFLLLLFGREFSLSFLTPLVLRLGRRFGISRDEMSHSFIRVSNSLIRATRRTVQCERLLILLPRCLQRPLKEKVEDLARKYECQVYVASGGEAARRVVAATRPTAIIGIACERDLLSGLQDNVTKIPIIAIPNRRPEGPCKNTLVDFEEVERAVQFFRGIPAAH, from the coding sequence ATGGCAGTGAGGAAGACCGACTCGTTGGCAAAGTTCGAGATTCGCGACCGCAACCTGGGGGACGAATGGCTGGTCCCAGACTGGTCGATGGAAGAGGCCTCACGCGAGATCCACGTTGGAAGGCGTCTCTTTCTTGGGTTTGCCCTCCTCGCGTTACTTTGCCTTGGTGCTGCCACATGGTTCACCTGGTACCTCATCGCACCCCGACTGAGCTCTTTTCACCCCATCCTTCCGTACGCGGTTGGGATTGTGGTATTGGTGGGAGGGGCGATTTCTCTCGCATGGTTCGGTCTAACAGTCGTCTCCATTGTTTTTGAAAAGAACTTTCTTCTCCTCCTTTTCGGCCGTGAGTTTTCGCTCTCCTTTCTGACCCCCCTGGTCTTGCGACTGGGACGGCGTTTTGGGATCTCCCGCGACGAGATGAGCCATTCTTTTATCCGGGTGAGCAATTCCCTCATTCGCGCCACAAGGAGGACGGTTCAATGCGAGCGGCTTCTGATCCTGTTGCCGCGGTGCTTGCAGCGGCCACTAAAGGAAAAGGTGGAAGACCTGGCGCGCAAGTATGAGTGCCAGGTCTATGTCGCCAGCGGCGGCGAAGCTGCTAGGCGCGTGGTTGCTGCTACCCGTCCCACGGCCATCATCGGCATTGCGTGCGAGCGTGACCTTCTCAGCGGACTCCAGGATAACGTCACCAAGATCCCGATTATCGCAATCCCAAATCGGCGACCAGAGGGGCCCTGCAAGAACACCCTGGTGGATTTCGAGGAGGTGGAACGGGCGGTGCAGTTCTTCCGCGGGATTCCTGCTGCCCATTAG